Within Hydra vulgaris chromosome 02, alternate assembly HydraT2T_AEP, the genomic segment AGGTATCCGGATAGGTTACTTAAAAGAGGTCAAGTAACAGGgctaaaatttcattattttcctAAAGACTCTGAAAAAAGACATCAGTGGGTAAATCAAGTTGGAAAAGGTTTACTAAATTTTACAGTTTCTGATAATAAAGTAGTTTGCTCTAATCATTTTGAGTTTGGAAAACCTACTTTTGCTTCACCTATTCCAACTTTGTATTTGAATATTCGTAATGCATATAAGGAATCTCctacaaaaagaagaaaacttaaaaaattggaTCTTATTGTGGAATCAGATTCAAACAGTTTCTCTACAAGTTTAGCTATAGAAAGTGAAACTTGTGATAAATCTATTCAGTGTAATGAACCAATACGAGGATCAAtgatttttgctaatttaactAGAGATTCTGATGTTCAATTTTTTACTGGCCTAGCAAATTCAAATATCTTTGAAATGTTATTTTCTTATTTGCAGAGGAAAGGAAATATAATGCACTACTGGAAgggtaaaaaaaatacaactaaagACTTATCTTCGCCAAGAGATTTACAAACAATATCATTAAAATCTCTAACATTGCAGCAAGAATTTCTTCTTGTAATGATGCGTTTACGCTTAGCTCTTTTAACTGAAGATCTTGCTCATCGTTTTATGATTTCTTCTTCTGTAGTCAGTTCAGTATTTATAACATGGATAAAACTATTTTCTCTTGAGTTAAAATGGATTATACATTTTCCAAacagaaatattataaaaagaaatttaccAACCATGTTCAGAAAGTACTATCCGATATGCTCTGTAATAATTGATTGTTCTGAACTCTTTATTGAAACACCGTCTAGTTTGGAGATAGCTGCAGCTTGTTGGTCAAATTATAAACACCATTATactgtaaaatatttagttgGAATAACACCCAATGGTGCAGTTTCTTTTTTGTCTAATTGTTATGGTGGCAGAGCTAGTGATGTTTTCATAGTTAAAGATTGCcgatttttgaaatatttacaacCTGGTGATCAAGTTATTGCAGATAGAGGTTTCAAAATTAAAGATCTTCTAGCATTTTACCAGTGTAACATAGCTATTCCCCCATCAAAACATACAAATTTTCAGATGACATATAATGATGTACAGGAAACCTCAAAAATTGCAAATGTTAGAATTTATGTTGAGCAAGCCATAGGGCGTATGAAAAACTTTcgcatattaaaaaatgaaatgccAGTCACATTGTTGCCCTTAtgtgataatattattacagtATGTGCCATATTAACAAACTTTATGCCCCCACtttgcattgataaaaacaaagcataagttgttaattaaaaacaaaaacattaactttttcttctaaatgaaattttttacagaagtatatgtatatgcgaacatatatatatatatctatctatactatatatatgtttatatatatatatatatatatgtttatatatatatatatgtttatatatatatgtatatatatatatatgtatatatatatatacatatatatatatatatatatatatatatatatatatatatatatatatatatatatatatatatatatatatatatgtctatatatatatatatatatatatatatatatatatatatatatatatatatatatatatatatgtatatatatatatatgtatatatatatatatatgtatatatatatatatgatatatatatatatatatgtatatatatatatatgtctatatatatatatatatatatatatatatatatatgtctatatatatatataaatatatatatatatatatatatatatatatagatctatAGTTTGTTGGCTTTGGGAAGAGCGGAAGGAAAAAAGTGATTCTTACGCCAACATATACGtcacttttaattacttttaactttCGTCCAACATTTCCGTGTTGGACGAAAGTAAAAaccattaatttaattacaaattaatcgttttttaaaaaaaccacaaaaacgcAAATTTAATTGaccagaatgttttaaaaacattgtgaatgtttttaacaatataaacaatgtttttatttaattttttttaataaaatgtttttatttttattttttttaataaaatgtttttatttttattttttttactgaaaatcatgcgcggagtgttgctacatcgactatcttatagcctgactcgcaagggagtgctgctacatcgactgacaaatagcctgactcgcaagggagtgctgctacatcgactgacaaatagcctgactcgcaagggagtgctgctacatcgactacaAATAGCCTGAcccgcaagggagtgctgctacatcgactgagggtttggttagggcaggcagtctatcattattaaaaaaaaaaattccggtcttgcattttaatttttactttttgtcaacaaaatatcGAAAAAACTTTCGGACAACATCTAAGGGTtgtatatatagacatatatatatatatatatatatatatatatatatatatatatatatatatatatatatatatatatatatagacatatatatatattatatatatatatatatatatatatatatatatatatatatatatatatatatatatatatatatatatatacaacccgtAGATGTTGTCCGaaagttttttccatattttgttgacaaaaagtaaaaattaaaatgcaggaccggaattttttttttttaataatgatagactgcctgccccaACCAAaacctcagtcgatgtagcagcactcccttgcgggtcaggctatttgtcagtcgatgtagcagcactcctttgcgagtcaggctatttgtcagtcgatgtagcagcactcccttgcgagtcaggctatttgtcagtcgatgtagcagcactcccttgcgagtcaggctataagatagtcgatgtagcaacactccgcgcatgatttacagtaaaaaaaataaaaataaaaacattttattaaaa encodes:
- the LOC136075964 gene encoding uncharacterized protein LOC136075964, which translates into the protein MPNYRCCVAGCNNDSRYPDRLLKRGQVTGLKFHYFPKDSEKRHQWVNQVGKGLLNFTVSDNKVVCSNHFEFGKPTFASPIPTLYLNIRNAYKESPTKRRKLKKLDLIVESDSNSFSTSLAIESETCDKSIQCNEPIRGSMIFANLTRDSDVQFFTGLANSNIFEMLFSYLQRKGNIMHYWKGKKNTTKDLSSPRDLQTISLKSLTLQQEFLLVMMRLRLALLTEDLAHRFMISSSVVSSVFITWIKLFSLELKWIIHFPNRNIIKRNLPTMFRKYYPICSVIIDCSELFIETPSSLEIAAACWSNYKHHYTVKYLVGITPNGAVSFLSNCYGGRASDVFIVKDCRFLKYLQPGDQVIADRGFKIKDLLAFYQCNIAIPPSKHTNFQMTYNDVQETSKIANVRIYVEQAIGRMKNFRILKNEMPVTLLPLCDNIITVCAILTNFMPPLCIDKNKA